The following are from one region of the Coffea eugenioides isolate CCC68of chromosome 2, Ceug_1.0, whole genome shotgun sequence genome:
- the LOC113762478 gene encoding LIM domain-containing protein WLIM1-like, translating to MAFVGTTQKCTVCEKTVYLVDKLAADNRIYHKACFRCHHCQRTLKLGNFNSFDGVLYCRPHFDQLFKRTGSLDKSFEGTPKLVKPEKPVDHENATKVSSLFVGTRDKCIGCDKTVYPIEKVTVNGKPYHRSCFKCSHGGCTISPSNYIAHEGTLYCKHHHAQLVKEKGNYSQLENDMDKEPSLPAHMEIAAES from the exons ATGGCATTTGTTGGCACAACCCAAAAATGCACCGTCTGTGAAAAGACAGTTTATTTGGTTGATAAGTTGGCAGCAGACAACCGCATTTACCACAAAGCTTGCTTCCGCTGCCACCATTGCCAACGTACCCTCAAG CTTGGCAACTTCAATTCTTTTGATGGGGTCCTATACTGCAGGCCTCACTTTGATCAGCTGTTCAAGCGAACCGGCAGTCTTGACAAGAGTTTTGAAG GAACGCCAAAACTTGTGAAACCAGAAAAGCCTGTGGACCATGAG AACGCGACCAAAGTCTCAAGCCTGTTCGTGGGCACCAGGGATAAATGTATTGGATGTGACAAAACCGTCTATCCAATTGAGAAG GTTACTGTCAACGGAAAACCATACCACAGAAGTTGCTTCAAATGCTCTCATGGCGGTTGTACAATAAGCCCATCAAACTATATTGCACATGAGGGAACGCTTTACTGCAAGCACCATCACGCCCAACTCGTCAAGGAAAAAGGCAACTACAGCCAATTGGAAAATGACATGGACAAGGAGCCATCGCTTCCTGCTCATATGGAAATAGCTGCAGAATCATAA
- the LOC113764204 gene encoding myosin heavy chain, clone 203 isoform X2 has product MDEILDNSQSLIARIQQLERERDELHKDIEQLCMQQAGPSYLGVATRMHFQRTAALEQEIESLKKKLAVCTRENQNLQEELSEAYHIKSQLAELHGAEVSKNIEAEKQLKFFQNCVAAAFAERDNAIMEAEKAKEKEELASLELNNYKKRIEELTCEYLEEKKLLAAAQADQETHEKQIDSFRKVIDKFYAIRQQTLKVFEDTSWEDKCKHLLNDSTEMWTFCNQEEASTSKYVSALQEEVETLRKSLDNLHRKLQVGLEIESHLKRKVFALEKEKVVLLERIENRISALLDYHSKHRTNVMNLLDEGYSLIESNIIEVEEKLRQLELSGKQSLRSSQAEDLVLHESDCRDVHVNNDVSWASTAQRDDPGATTAISVKTGDVSEPLAQALQEKVAVLLLLSQEEERHLLERNLNIALQKKIEELQRNLLQVTHEKVRALMELAQLKQEFQVLRENVNQDKREGQACAASGGQRIIQDRDGKLKNLLKKTYLRHWVGNIDSDTDNADTHLNYEGNFNQKKSTSSVDFARIKIENAALQESLESMEYLTSSVRKLRLALLKANESAVLEGINTGLAEAVYDIITEARLLKTALGSSLPISWSAEADVESQVDRFEEAIGSSDANSSNEKVDFVSAAGLEMVDLLLFAARLCKERLARS; this is encoded by the exons ATGGACGAAATTTTGGATAACAGCCAGTCCTTGATTGCTCGCATCCAACAGTTGGAACGAG AGCGTGATGAATTACACAAAGATATTGAACAGTTGTGCATGCAACAAGCTGGACCTAGCTACCTGGGAGTGGCTACTCGAATGCACTTTCAGCG GACAGCTGCGCTGGAGCAGGAGATTGAGAGCTTGAAAAAGAAGTTAGCTGTATGTACAAGAGAGAATCAGAATCTTCAAGAGGAGCTTTCTGAGGCATATCATATAAAA AGCCAACTTGCGGAGCTACATGGTGCTGAAGTCTCAAAG AATATAGAAGCAGAGAAGCAGCTTAAATTCTTCCAAAATTGTGTTGCAGCTGCTTTTGCTGAGCGGGATAATGCGATTATGGAG GCAgagaaagcaaaggaaaaagaggagcTTGCATCACTGGAATTGAACAATTACAAAAAGAG GATTGAAGAGCTCACTTGTGAATATCTTGAAGAAAAGAAACTCCTAGCTGCAGCACAGGCTGATCAGGAAACACATGAGAAGCAGATTGATTCTTTCAGAAAG GTTATTGACAAATTTTATGCCATCAGACAGCAAACCTTGAAGGTTTTTGAGGACACTAGCTGGGAAGATAAATGCAAGCATCTTTTGAATGATTCTACAGAAATGTGGACTTTTTGTAATCAGGAAGAAGCATCCACCTCAAAATATGTT AGTGCTTTGCAAGAAGAAGTAGAGACGCTGAGAAAGTCTTTGGATAATCTTCATAGAAAGCTGCAAGTG GGACTGGAAATTGAAAGTCATCTGAAGAGGAAAGTTTTCGCTTTGGAAAAGGAGAAA GTTGTTTTACTGGAGAGGATCGAGAACAGGATATCAGCATTGCTTGATTACCATTCCAAGCACAGGACAAATGTAATGAATTTACTGGATGAAGGGTATTCCCTTATAGAATCCAATATTATTGAAGTTGAAGAAAAGCTCAGGCAGCTTGAATTAAGTGGCAAACAAAGTCTCAGATCTTCTCAGGCAGAAGATCTAGTGTTACATGAAAGTGACTGTCGAGATGTACATGTAAATAATGATGTAAGCTGGGCTTCAACTGCTCAG AGGGATGATCCTGGAGCCACAACAGCAATTAGTGTCAAAACTGGGGATGTCTCTGAACCCCTTGCTCAGGCACTGCAAGAGAAG GTTGCAGTACTGTTGCTTCTttcacaagaagaagaaagacatTTGCTAGAGAGAAATCTGAACATAGCTCTTCAGAAAAAGATTGAGGAACTTCAGAGAAATCTACTACAA GTTACGCATGAAAAGGTAAGAGCTCTTATGGAGCTTGCACAGCTGAAGCAGGAATTCCAAGTTCTTCGAGA GAATGttaatcaagataaaagagAGGGCCAAGCCTGTGCTGCAAGTGGGGGACAAAGGATAATTCAGGATAGAGatggaaaattaaaaaatttgctGAAGAAGACTTATCTGAGACACTGGGTTGGTAATATTGATTCTGACACAGATAATGCTGATACTCACCTGAATTATGAGGGGAacttcaaccaaaaaaaatccACCTCTAGTGTGGATTTTGCAAG GATAAAGATTGAAAATGCAGCCCTGCAGGAGAGCCTGGAAAGTATGGAGTATCTAACCTCTTCAGTACGTAAGCTCCGTCTTGCACTCTTGAAG GCAAATGAGTCAGCTGTATTAGAAGGCATAAATACTGGTTTGGCGGAAGCTGTCTATGACATCATTACAGAAGCCAGGTTGCTTAAAACTGCTCTTGGTAGCTCACTTCCAATCAGTTGGTCAGCTGAGGCAGATGTAGAATCACAGGTTGACCGTTTTGAGGAAGCAATTGGTTCAAGTGATGCAAATTCTAGTAATGAGAAAGTAGATTTTGTCTCTGCTGCTGGACTTGAGATGGTGGACCTCTTGCTTTTTGCAGCTCGATTATGCAAAGAGCGCCTTGCAAGAAGTTAG
- the LOC113764204 gene encoding myosin heavy chain, clone 203 isoform X1, with translation MDEILDNSQSLIARIQQLERERDELHKDIEQLCMQQAGPSYLGVATRMHFQRTAALEQEIESLKKKLAVCTRENQNLQEELSEAYHIKSQLAELHGAEVSKNIEAEKQLKFFQNCVAAAFAERDNAIMEAEKAKEKEELASLELNNYKKRIEELTCEYLEEKKLLAAAQADQETHEKQIDSFRKVIDKFYAIRQQTLKVFEDTSWEDKCKHLLNDSTEMWTFCNQEEASTSKYVSALQEEVETLRKSLDNLHRKLQVGLEIESHLKRKVFALEKEKVVLLERIENRISALLDYHSKHRTNVMNLLDEGYSLIESNIIEVEEKLRQLELSGKQSLRSSQAEDLVLHESDCRDVHVNNDVSWASTAQASFWKRDDPGATTAISVKTGDVSEPLAQALQEKVAVLLLLSQEEERHLLERNLNIALQKKIEELQRNLLQVTHEKVRALMELAQLKQEFQVLRENVNQDKREGQACAASGGQRIIQDRDGKLKNLLKKTYLRHWVGNIDSDTDNADTHLNYEGNFNQKKSTSSVDFARIKIENAALQESLESMEYLTSSVRKLRLALLKANESAVLEGINTGLAEAVYDIITEARLLKTALGSSLPISWSAEADVESQVDRFEEAIGSSDANSSNEKVDFVSAAGLEMVDLLLFAARLCKERLARS, from the exons ATGGACGAAATTTTGGATAACAGCCAGTCCTTGATTGCTCGCATCCAACAGTTGGAACGAG AGCGTGATGAATTACACAAAGATATTGAACAGTTGTGCATGCAACAAGCTGGACCTAGCTACCTGGGAGTGGCTACTCGAATGCACTTTCAGCG GACAGCTGCGCTGGAGCAGGAGATTGAGAGCTTGAAAAAGAAGTTAGCTGTATGTACAAGAGAGAATCAGAATCTTCAAGAGGAGCTTTCTGAGGCATATCATATAAAA AGCCAACTTGCGGAGCTACATGGTGCTGAAGTCTCAAAG AATATAGAAGCAGAGAAGCAGCTTAAATTCTTCCAAAATTGTGTTGCAGCTGCTTTTGCTGAGCGGGATAATGCGATTATGGAG GCAgagaaagcaaaggaaaaagaggagcTTGCATCACTGGAATTGAACAATTACAAAAAGAG GATTGAAGAGCTCACTTGTGAATATCTTGAAGAAAAGAAACTCCTAGCTGCAGCACAGGCTGATCAGGAAACACATGAGAAGCAGATTGATTCTTTCAGAAAG GTTATTGACAAATTTTATGCCATCAGACAGCAAACCTTGAAGGTTTTTGAGGACACTAGCTGGGAAGATAAATGCAAGCATCTTTTGAATGATTCTACAGAAATGTGGACTTTTTGTAATCAGGAAGAAGCATCCACCTCAAAATATGTT AGTGCTTTGCAAGAAGAAGTAGAGACGCTGAGAAAGTCTTTGGATAATCTTCATAGAAAGCTGCAAGTG GGACTGGAAATTGAAAGTCATCTGAAGAGGAAAGTTTTCGCTTTGGAAAAGGAGAAA GTTGTTTTACTGGAGAGGATCGAGAACAGGATATCAGCATTGCTTGATTACCATTCCAAGCACAGGACAAATGTAATGAATTTACTGGATGAAGGGTATTCCCTTATAGAATCCAATATTATTGAAGTTGAAGAAAAGCTCAGGCAGCTTGAATTAAGTGGCAAACAAAGTCTCAGATCTTCTCAGGCAGAAGATCTAGTGTTACATGAAAGTGACTGTCGAGATGTACATGTAAATAATGATGTAAGCTGGGCTTCAACTGCTCAGGCAAGTTTCTGGAAG AGGGATGATCCTGGAGCCACAACAGCAATTAGTGTCAAAACTGGGGATGTCTCTGAACCCCTTGCTCAGGCACTGCAAGAGAAG GTTGCAGTACTGTTGCTTCTttcacaagaagaagaaagacatTTGCTAGAGAGAAATCTGAACATAGCTCTTCAGAAAAAGATTGAGGAACTTCAGAGAAATCTACTACAA GTTACGCATGAAAAGGTAAGAGCTCTTATGGAGCTTGCACAGCTGAAGCAGGAATTCCAAGTTCTTCGAGA GAATGttaatcaagataaaagagAGGGCCAAGCCTGTGCTGCAAGTGGGGGACAAAGGATAATTCAGGATAGAGatggaaaattaaaaaatttgctGAAGAAGACTTATCTGAGACACTGGGTTGGTAATATTGATTCTGACACAGATAATGCTGATACTCACCTGAATTATGAGGGGAacttcaaccaaaaaaaatccACCTCTAGTGTGGATTTTGCAAG GATAAAGATTGAAAATGCAGCCCTGCAGGAGAGCCTGGAAAGTATGGAGTATCTAACCTCTTCAGTACGTAAGCTCCGTCTTGCACTCTTGAAG GCAAATGAGTCAGCTGTATTAGAAGGCATAAATACTGGTTTGGCGGAAGCTGTCTATGACATCATTACAGAAGCCAGGTTGCTTAAAACTGCTCTTGGTAGCTCACTTCCAATCAGTTGGTCAGCTGAGGCAGATGTAGAATCACAGGTTGACCGTTTTGAGGAAGCAATTGGTTCAAGTGATGCAAATTCTAGTAATGAGAAAGTAGATTTTGTCTCTGCTGCTGGACTTGAGATGGTGGACCTCTTGCTTTTTGCAGCTCGATTATGCAAAGAGCGCCTTGCAAGAAGTTAG
- the LOC113764204 gene encoding myosin heavy chain, clone 203 isoform X3, protein MNYTKILNSCACNKLDLATWEWLLECTFSAALEQEIESLKKKLAVCTRENQNLQEELSEAYHIKSQLAELHGAEVSKNIEAEKQLKFFQNCVAAAFAERDNAIMEAEKAKEKEELASLELNNYKKRIEELTCEYLEEKKLLAAAQADQETHEKQIDSFRKVIDKFYAIRQQTLKVFEDTSWEDKCKHLLNDSTEMWTFCNQEEASTSKYVSALQEEVETLRKSLDNLHRKLQVGLEIESHLKRKVFALEKEKVVLLERIENRISALLDYHSKHRTNVMNLLDEGYSLIESNIIEVEEKLRQLELSGKQSLRSSQAEDLVLHESDCRDVHVNNDVSWASTAQASFWKRDDPGATTAISVKTGDVSEPLAQALQEKVAVLLLLSQEEERHLLERNLNIALQKKIEELQRNLLQVTHEKVRALMELAQLKQEFQVLRENVNQDKREGQACAASGGQRIIQDRDGKLKNLLKKTYLRHWVGNIDSDTDNADTHLNYEGNFNQKKSTSSVDFARIKIENAALQESLESMEYLTSSVRKLRLALLKANESAVLEGINTGLAEAVYDIITEARLLKTALGSSLPISWSAEADVESQVDRFEEAIGSSDANSSNEKVDFVSAAGLEMVDLLLFAARLCKERLARS, encoded by the exons ATGAATTACACAAAGATATTGAACAGTTGTGCATGCAACAAGCTGGACCTAGCTACCTGGGAGTGGCTACTCGAATGCACTTTCAGCG CTGCGCTGGAGCAGGAGATTGAGAGCTTGAAAAAGAAGTTAGCTGTATGTACAAGAGAGAATCAGAATCTTCAAGAGGAGCTTTCTGAGGCATATCATATAAAA AGCCAACTTGCGGAGCTACATGGTGCTGAAGTCTCAAAG AATATAGAAGCAGAGAAGCAGCTTAAATTCTTCCAAAATTGTGTTGCAGCTGCTTTTGCTGAGCGGGATAATGCGATTATGGAG GCAgagaaagcaaaggaaaaagaggagcTTGCATCACTGGAATTGAACAATTACAAAAAGAG GATTGAAGAGCTCACTTGTGAATATCTTGAAGAAAAGAAACTCCTAGCTGCAGCACAGGCTGATCAGGAAACACATGAGAAGCAGATTGATTCTTTCAGAAAG GTTATTGACAAATTTTATGCCATCAGACAGCAAACCTTGAAGGTTTTTGAGGACACTAGCTGGGAAGATAAATGCAAGCATCTTTTGAATGATTCTACAGAAATGTGGACTTTTTGTAATCAGGAAGAAGCATCCACCTCAAAATATGTT AGTGCTTTGCAAGAAGAAGTAGAGACGCTGAGAAAGTCTTTGGATAATCTTCATAGAAAGCTGCAAGTG GGACTGGAAATTGAAAGTCATCTGAAGAGGAAAGTTTTCGCTTTGGAAAAGGAGAAA GTTGTTTTACTGGAGAGGATCGAGAACAGGATATCAGCATTGCTTGATTACCATTCCAAGCACAGGACAAATGTAATGAATTTACTGGATGAAGGGTATTCCCTTATAGAATCCAATATTATTGAAGTTGAAGAAAAGCTCAGGCAGCTTGAATTAAGTGGCAAACAAAGTCTCAGATCTTCTCAGGCAGAAGATCTAGTGTTACATGAAAGTGACTGTCGAGATGTACATGTAAATAATGATGTAAGCTGGGCTTCAACTGCTCAGGCAAGTTTCTGGAAG AGGGATGATCCTGGAGCCACAACAGCAATTAGTGTCAAAACTGGGGATGTCTCTGAACCCCTTGCTCAGGCACTGCAAGAGAAG GTTGCAGTACTGTTGCTTCTttcacaagaagaagaaagacatTTGCTAGAGAGAAATCTGAACATAGCTCTTCAGAAAAAGATTGAGGAACTTCAGAGAAATCTACTACAA GTTACGCATGAAAAGGTAAGAGCTCTTATGGAGCTTGCACAGCTGAAGCAGGAATTCCAAGTTCTTCGAGA GAATGttaatcaagataaaagagAGGGCCAAGCCTGTGCTGCAAGTGGGGGACAAAGGATAATTCAGGATAGAGatggaaaattaaaaaatttgctGAAGAAGACTTATCTGAGACACTGGGTTGGTAATATTGATTCTGACACAGATAATGCTGATACTCACCTGAATTATGAGGGGAacttcaaccaaaaaaaatccACCTCTAGTGTGGATTTTGCAAG GATAAAGATTGAAAATGCAGCCCTGCAGGAGAGCCTGGAAAGTATGGAGTATCTAACCTCTTCAGTACGTAAGCTCCGTCTTGCACTCTTGAAG GCAAATGAGTCAGCTGTATTAGAAGGCATAAATACTGGTTTGGCGGAAGCTGTCTATGACATCATTACAGAAGCCAGGTTGCTTAAAACTGCTCTTGGTAGCTCACTTCCAATCAGTTGGTCAGCTGAGGCAGATGTAGAATCACAGGTTGACCGTTTTGAGGAAGCAATTGGTTCAAGTGATGCAAATTCTAGTAATGAGAAAGTAGATTTTGTCTCTGCTGCTGGACTTGAGATGGTGGACCTCTTGCTTTTTGCAGCTCGATTATGCAAAGAGCGCCTTGCAAGAAGTTAG
- the LOC113763005 gene encoding telomere repeat-binding factor 1, with protein MGAPKQKWTPEEEAALKAGVLKHGPGKWRTILKDPEYSGVLCLRSNVDLKDKWRNMSVMANGWGSRERARLALKRMNQAAKQDDSPMAISNLAQSDDDNVDPRPHATSSGSPQIGSSKRSIIRLDNLIMEAINNLREPGGSNKTTIAAYIEDEYWAPPNFKRLLSSKLKYLTATGKLIKMKRKYRIAPTSALSDKRRKPSTPLMEGQLEGRQRVSPIIDQDGMGALTKSQIDLELAKMRSMTPEEAAAAAAQAVAEAEAAIAEAEEAAREAEAAEADAEAAQAFAEAAMKTLKGRSTPRMMVRA; from the exons ATGGGGGCACCAAAGCAGAAGTGGACTCCTGAAGAAGAAGCAGCTCTCAAAGCTGGAGTCCTTAAGCATGGGCCTGGCAAGTGGCGCACAATTCTTAAAGATCCAGAATATAGTGGTGTCCTGTGCCTGCGTTCGAATGTAGATCTCAAG GACAAGTGGAGGAACATGAGTGTCATGGCAAATGGATGGGGTTCTCGAGAGAGGGCAAGGCTGGCACTCAAAAGAATGAACCAGGCTGCTAAACAGGATGACAGCCCTATGGCCATCAGCAATTTAGCTCAAAGTGATGATGATAATGTTGATCCAAGGCCCCATGCAACCTCCAGTGGCTCTCCACAGATTGGTAGTTCCAAAAGATCAATCATAAG GTTGGACAATCTTATAATGGAGGCTATAAACAACCTGAGGGAGCCTGGTGGTTCTAACAAGACAACTATTGCTGCATACATAGAG GATGAGTACTGGGCACCTCCAAACTTCAAAAGGCTACTGTCGTCTAAGTTGAAGTACTTGACTGCAACTGGGAAACTTATAAAG ATGAAACGCAAGTATAGAATAGCACCAACTTCAGCATTGTCTGACAAGAGACGAAAGCCTTCCACGCCGCTCATGGAAGGACAGCTTGAAGGGAGGCAGAGGGTTTCCCCTATCATTGACCAGGATGGCATGGGTGCCTTGACTAAATCTCAGATTGATTTAGAGTTAGCTAAAATGAGGAGTATGACACCGGAAGAAGCTGCTGCAGCTGCTGCCCAAGCAGTTGCTGAAGCAGAAGCTGCCATAGCAGAGGCTGAAGAGGCTGCAAGAGAAGCAGAGGCAGCAGAAGCAGATGCAGAAGCAGCACAGGCCTTTGCTGAAGCAGCAATGAAGACACTTAAAGGGAGAAGTACTCCAAGGATG ATGGTTCGTGCATGA
- the LOC113762892 gene encoding cysteine-rich and transmembrane domain-containing protein WIH2, translated as MSYYNQQPPVGVPPAQGYPPEGYAKDAYPPAGYPPQGYPQGYPPQGYPPQYAPQYAAPPPQQQSSSSTGFMEGCLAALCCCCLLDACF; from the exons ATGAGTTATTACAATCAGCAACCCCCTGTTGGTGTTCCCCCTGCCCAAG GTTATCCACCGGAAGGATATGCCAAGGACGCATACCCTCCGGCGGGATACCCTCCACAAGGATACCCACAGGGGTACCCTCCTCAGGGATACCCTCCCCAATACGCTCCCCAGTATGCTGCTCCTCCTCCTCAACAGCAATCTAGCAGTAGCACCGGTTTCATGGAAGGCTG TTTGGCTGCTCTGTGCTGTTGCTGCCTGCTGGATGCTTGCTTCTGA